The Candidatus Limnocylindrales bacterium genome has a segment encoding these proteins:
- a CDS encoding transketolase C-terminal domain-containing protein translates to MNNPQTHRGFTVAMSVSEAVTEALTTVEKPFGHALIAVARQNPNVVGLTADLGKYTDIDIFGQEFPHRYFQMGMAEQNLIGVAAGLSRVGYIPFATTYCVFATRRAYDFIAVDIALGRANVKIIAGLPGLTTGYGATHQGIDDLALMRAIPNMVVIDPCDATEIQQVVPAIAEYGGPVYMRILRGQVKQVLDPKTYRFELGKAKLLRQGRDLTLISTGLMTQQALQAADLLKQDGIEATVLHVPTLKPLDQDAIIQVAEATRTVLTLENHSVLGGLGSAVAETLCMAGLSVTLAKIGIPDQFVECGSIPYLTDKYGLSTWHVIQTAKEILSRRK, encoded by the coding sequence ATGAACAACCCTCAGACCCATCGCGGATTTACCGTAGCCATGAGTGTTTCCGAAGCGGTTACTGAAGCCCTCACCACCGTTGAAAAACCGTTTGGCCATGCTTTGATTGCAGTTGCACGTCAGAATCCCAACGTCGTGGGATTAACGGCAGATTTGGGTAAATATACGGATATTGATATCTTCGGTCAGGAATTTCCCCACCGTTATTTCCAGATGGGTATGGCCGAGCAAAATCTTATAGGGGTCGCGGCAGGTTTGTCCCGGGTTGGATACATTCCCTTTGCGACCACCTACTGTGTATTCGCTACGCGTCGAGCCTATGATTTTATTGCGGTGGATATCGCTTTAGGGCGGGCTAATGTAAAAATTATTGCCGGTTTACCGGGATTGACGACCGGATATGGGGCTACCCACCAGGGGATCGATGATCTGGCCCTCATGCGGGCCATACCTAACATGGTTGTTATCGATCCCTGCGATGCCACAGAGATCCAGCAGGTAGTTCCGGCCATCGCCGAATATGGAGGGCCTGTTTATATGCGCATACTACGCGGACAGGTAAAACAGGTCCTGGATCCGAAGACCTATCGGTTTGAATTGGGTAAAGCAAAGCTGCTGCGTCAGGGGAGAGATCTGACCCTGATCAGCACCGGCTTAATGACCCAACAGGCATTGCAGGCAGCCGATTTGTTAAAACAGGATGGTATTGAAGCCACCGTCTTGCATGTCCCTACCTTGAAGCCTTTAGATCAGGATGCCATTATCCAGGTAGCTGAAGCGACCAGGACCGTTCTGACCCTGGAAAACCATTCTGTTCTGGGAGGACTGGGTTCTGCCGTTGCAGAGACCCTCTGTATGGCCGGGTTGTCTGTAACCCTGGCTAAAATCGGGATTCCCGATCAGTTTGTGGAATGTGGTTCTATTCCCTATTTGACCGATAAGTACGGTCTTTCTACCTGGCACGTAATACAGACCGCAAAAGAGATTCTTTCTCGGCGGAAGTAG
- a CDS encoding selenium-binding family protein produces MLLWKPDPTFYPSPRLAMQAPAEGLAYVATIQKGKPDALRVVDLNPNSSAYGKIIHSVEMPYVGDELHHFGWNACSSALCPYAPHPYLERRYLLVPGLRSSRIYIMDTKPDPMEPHIVKIIEPKEVMARAGYTRLHTVHCGPEGIYISALGSTSDGDGPGGVFLLDHYDFQILGRWEVDRGPQFLGYDFWWHLGYDVGITSEWGPPSLFENGLHLEDVVNRRFGHRIHFWDIRRRKHIQALDLGDDYQMVLELRPAHDPTKTYGFVGVVVDVRDLSSSVWLWYREKDQWAIKKVIQIPAESADPEALPPILKDLKAVPPLITDINLSLDDRFLYVSCWGTGELHQYDVSDPFNPKLTGSVQAGGLVRRAPHPKSGPLEGGPQMVEVSRDGRRIYFTNSLYSSWDDQFYPNLRGWMVKVDARPEGGISLDPNFFVDFGEIRPHQVRLQGGDSSSDSFCFP; encoded by the coding sequence ATGTTACTTTGGAAACCGGATCCAACCTTTTATCCTTCCCCAAGACTTGCCATGCAGGCTCCAGCGGAAGGACTGGCTTATGTAGCAACCATTCAAAAAGGCAAGCCGGATGCACTCCGTGTGGTGGATTTGAATCCCAACTCATCTGCTTACGGAAAGATTATCCACTCTGTGGAGATGCCTTATGTAGGGGATGAACTCCATCATTTCGGTTGGAATGCTTGCAGTTCGGCCCTATGCCCCTATGCCCCTCATCCTTATCTGGAACGGCGTTACCTGCTCGTACCGGGTCTCCGCTCCTCTCGGATTTATATCATGGATACAAAACCCGATCCCATGGAACCTCATATTGTCAAAATCATTGAGCCGAAAGAAGTCATGGCCCGGGCCGGCTATACCCGACTCCATACGGTTCACTGCGGACCTGAGGGAATCTATATCAGTGCTTTAGGTTCGACAAGCGATGGAGATGGGCCTGGGGGAGTCTTTTTACTTGATCACTACGACTTCCAGATCTTAGGAAGGTGGGAGGTAGACAGGGGTCCCCAGTTCCTGGGTTATGATTTCTGGTGGCATCTGGGATATGATGTCGGTATTACCAGTGAGTGGGGTCCTCCATCGCTTTTTGAGAACGGTCTTCATTTGGAGGATGTAGTCAATCGTCGTTTTGGTCACCGTATCCACTTCTGGGACATCCGTCGTCGCAAGCATATTCAGGCTCTGGATTTAGGCGATGATTATCAAATGGTACTTGAACTACGCCCTGCCCATGATCCGACCAAAACCTACGGCTTTGTGGGCGTTGTAGTGGATGTACGAGATCTTTCCAGCTCTGTATGGTTATGGTATAGAGAGAAGGACCAGTGGGCCATAAAGAAGGTCATCCAAATCCCTGCCGAGTCCGCAGATCCCGAGGCCTTACCTCCTATTTTAAAGGATTTAAAGGCCGTACCTCCTCTGATAACAGATATCAATCTCTCTTTAGATGATCGTTTCCTTTATGTTTCATGCTGGGGTACCGGTGAACTCCACCAGTACGATGTTTCCGATCCCTTTAATCCCAAACTTACCGGTTCGGTACAGGCAGGTGGTTTGGTCCGTCGAGCTCCCCATCCCAAATCCGGACCTTTAGAAGGGGGTCCCCAGATGGTGGAAGTAAGTCGAGATGGTCGTCGCATCTATTTTACCAATTCCCTTTATAGTAGCTGGGATGATCAATTCTATCCTAATTTGCGTGGCTGGATGGTGAAAGTAGATGCCAGACCCGAGGGGGGAATTTCATTGGATCCCAACTTTTTTGTGGATTTTGGAGAGATTCGACCCCATCAAGTTCGATTGCAGGGTGGGGATAGTTCTTCCGATTCATTCTGCTTTCCATGA
- a CDS encoding aldehyde ferredoxin oxidoreductase family protein yields MYGYGGRILTIDLNYRTTRIDFFGDGFARKYLGGNGFVIRLLYNLVRPRVKPFDPENVIVFATGPINDTCIPSDSRICVGTKSPLNGLFFDSTFGGRFPVTQKRTGFDAIVITGKADRPVYLVVNESGVSIKSAESLWGLKITDAIKSILEVEGPDADAIAIGPAGENRVRFAAMGHFWKNRGGISGRGGIGAVMGSKNVKALVVRGNRKTEVADLADLKALVNENREALKTGTAVLKAYGTQALVDLINTKGALGTRNLRYEVWDRASEVNADTYKENYFEKDTTCYHCSIACGKDFAVKEGEYAGLRWKMPEFETIFAFGSMLDNSHAASLIKANELCDELGMDTISLGVTLAFVTECFEQGLLTRSDTGGIDLRFGDYRLMNELIEATAFRRGFGNVLAEGSARIAEQLGEKAKEFLYTVKGVEVPGHSARGLKGMSIGYATGTRGGCHHDTRPTLQYASTFDHRSTKGKPEFAIRTQNFTALDDSLVQCRFTSERGGFGAMINDKYTRMIRGITGWDVTTEEIEQIGERICNLERAFNVREGIRRKDDTLPHRVMTEPIPSGPLKGMYCPPDELNAMLDEYYTLRGWTKDGIPGEAKLKELGLQDVIAEMEMARYESHK; encoded by the coding sequence ATGTACGGTTATGGAGGCCGTATTTTAACCATCGATCTTAATTACCGCACGACTCGAATTGATTTCTTTGGAGATGGTTTTGCTCGAAAGTATCTGGGGGGGAATGGATTTGTAATTAGATTGCTTTATAATCTGGTTAGACCCAGGGTTAAACCCTTTGATCCGGAAAACGTGATCGTATTTGCCACCGGACCCATCAACGATACCTGTATTCCCAGTGATAGTCGAATCTGTGTGGGGACCAAATCCCCGTTAAACGGATTATTTTTTGACTCTACCTTTGGCGGGCGATTTCCGGTAACGCAGAAACGGACCGGGTTTGATGCCATTGTTATCACCGGGAAAGCAGATCGTCCGGTATATCTGGTTGTAAATGAATCCGGAGTATCTATCAAATCGGCGGAATCCTTATGGGGATTAAAAATTACCGATGCCATTAAATCCATCCTGGAGGTAGAAGGTCCGGATGCAGATGCCATAGCCATCGGACCGGCCGGGGAAAACCGGGTACGATTTGCGGCCATGGGCCATTTCTGGAAAAACCGGGGAGGGATCTCAGGAAGGGGCGGCATAGGAGCCGTTATGGGATCTAAGAACGTTAAGGCTCTGGTGGTTCGGGGGAACCGGAAAACAGAAGTTGCCGACCTGGCCGATTTGAAAGCCCTGGTCAACGAAAACCGGGAAGCTCTCAAAACCGGTACTGCAGTTCTTAAGGCCTATGGAACCCAGGCCCTGGTAGATCTGATCAATACCAAAGGGGCCCTGGGTACCCGAAACCTGCGTTATGAAGTCTGGGATCGGGCCTCTGAAGTCAATGCGGATACTTACAAAGAAAATTATTTTGAAAAGGATACAACCTGTTATCACTGCTCTATTGCTTGTGGAAAGGATTTTGCGGTTAAAGAAGGAGAATATGCAGGGCTTCGATGGAAGATGCCGGAATTTGAGACGATTTTTGCCTTTGGGTCCATGTTAGATAATTCCCATGCGGCTTCTCTTATCAAGGCCAATGAACTTTGCGATGAATTGGGGATGGATACCATCAGTTTGGGAGTAACCCTGGCTTTTGTTACCGAGTGCTTCGAGCAGGGTTTATTGACCCGCTCAGATACCGGGGGCATCGATCTTCGTTTTGGAGATTATCGCCTGATGAATGAGCTGATTGAGGCTACGGCGTTCCGTCGAGGATTTGGGAATGTGTTGGCCGAGGGTTCAGCCAGGATTGCAGAACAATTGGGTGAGAAAGCAAAGGAATTCCTCTATACGGTAAAGGGAGTTGAAGTACCGGGCCATTCCGCCCGGGGATTGAAAGGGATGAGTATCGGTTATGCAACCGGAACCCGTGGTGGTTGTCATCACGATACCCGCCCAACCCTCCAGTATGCCTCTACGTTTGACCACCGTTCCACAAAGGGAAAACCTGAATTTGCCATCCGCACTCAAAACTTTACGGCCCTGGATGATTCTCTGGTTCAGTGTCGATTCACCAGTGAACGGGGCGGATTCGGTGCCATGATCAACGATAAGTATACCCGAATGATCCGGGGAATCACCGGTTGGGATGTGACGACGGAGGAAATCGAACAGATCGGAGAGCGGATTTGCAATCTGGAACGCGCTTTCAATGTCCGAGAAGGGATTCGACGTAAGGATGATACCCTTCCCCACCGGGTCATGACGGAACCTATCCCCTCCGGACCCTTGAAGGGAATGTATTGTCCTCCCGATGAATTGAATGCCATGCTGGATGAGTATTACACCCTTCGAGGTTGGACAAAGGATGGTATACCCGGTGAAGCAAAACTCAAAGAACTGGGACTCCAGGACGTTATAGCCGAGATGGAAATGGCCAGGTATGAATCCCATAAATGA
- a CDS encoding mandelate racemase/muconate lactonizing enzyme family protein, translated as MKVIKLETFLTNAGLRNYLFIRLHTDTGLTGIGEASLEWQEQTVQTLIHEFLEERYVLGANPFDIEDLITRMVRDQYQGGSTIMTAISGIEIALWDLVGKACGQPVYNLLGGRCHERLPAYANGWYGGAYTPQQYADRAKEVVSRGYTALKFDPFGVAWKELPRVDRKQVMKIVEAVRQAVGENVDLLIEGHGRFSVETAVEIARDLEPYHPTWFEEPVTPDSIDLLYEVKSHVKIPLAAGERLYTVSDFYRLISKRAADVVQMDVAHCGGILTSKKIAAMAAVQDIRISPHCSIGPVALAAALHVDIGTPNFMIQEAYGEFDVPWRDALVRGWNPLQQGYFYLPESPGLGVDIDENIIAAHPYVKNAFPSLWDRSWFEKFTQNQKNH; from the coding sequence ATGAAAGTTATCAAACTGGAAACTTTTCTCACCAATGCAGGGTTGCGGAACTACCTGTTCATACGGCTGCACACCGACACTGGCTTAACAGGAATCGGCGAAGCATCCTTGGAATGGCAAGAGCAAACGGTTCAAACCCTCATCCACGAATTTTTAGAAGAACGTTATGTACTGGGAGCTAATCCCTTCGACATTGAAGACCTGATTACCCGTATGGTTCGCGATCAATATCAGGGGGGCTCTACGATCATGACCGCCATTAGCGGGATTGAAATTGCCCTATGGGATCTTGTTGGAAAGGCCTGTGGTCAGCCGGTTTACAATCTCCTTGGGGGACGTTGCCATGAGCGTCTTCCAGCTTATGCCAACGGTTGGTACGGAGGGGCTTATACTCCTCAACAGTATGCAGATCGGGCGAAGGAAGTTGTAAGTCGAGGATATACAGCCCTGAAGTTCGATCCCTTCGGAGTAGCCTGGAAAGAGTTACCCCGCGTAGACCGTAAACAGGTTATGAAAATTGTAGAAGCGGTCCGACAGGCCGTTGGAGAAAACGTCGATCTCCTGATTGAAGGTCACGGACGATTCTCCGTGGAAACCGCTGTGGAAATAGCCAGAGATCTGGAGCCTTATCATCCCACCTGGTTTGAGGAGCCGGTTACCCCGGACAGCATCGACCTGCTTTATGAAGTCAAATCCCATGTGAAAATTCCCCTTGCAGCCGGTGAGCGTCTCTATACCGTCTCCGATTTTTATCGCTTAATATCTAAAAGGGCCGCTGATGTGGTACAAATGGATGTGGCACATTGCGGCGGCATCCTAACCAGTAAAAAGATTGCAGCCATGGCGGCTGTTCAAGATATACGGATATCCCCCCATTGCTCGATCGGTCCGGTAGCCTTGGCCGCAGCTTTACATGTGGATATAGGTACACCCAATTTTATGATTCAAGAAGCCTATGGCGAGTTCGACGTACCGTGGCGGGATGCTTTGGTTCGAGGGTGGAATCCCCTCCAACAGGGTTATTTTTACCTCCCGGAAAGTCCGGGTCTTGGGGTAGATATAGACGAAAACATTATTGCCGCTCACCCCTACGTAAAGAATGCTTTTCCCAGTTTATGGGATCGGAGCTGGTTTGAGAAATTTACCCAAAATCAAAAGAACCACTAG
- a CDS encoding transketolase has translation MNPINENMPQVKPNPPPPELVHSLRLKARQIRRNVLLMAKGKGEGYVGQGLGAADILTVLYFYEMRFDPHRLDWPDRDRFLLSTGHYSIVLFATLTELGVFPPEELSSYGADGSRFEMSACETTPGVEITGGSLGHGLSQAVGMALGSRLSGRKFRVFNFLSDGELQEGATWEAAMAAAHYKLDNLIALVDINNMQADGKTSDVMMVEPVVDKWKAFGWHTQSIDGNSLEELLIAFQTARSIQNQPKVILCYTLMGKGVPLIEQKPKAHFIRVEPHEWDLALRQLEESKV, from the coding sequence ATGAATCCCATAAATGAGAATATGCCCCAAGTAAAGCCAAATCCACCACCCCCTGAACTCGTCCATTCCCTTCGTCTTAAGGCCAGACAAATCCGACGGAACGTCCTTTTGATGGCCAAAGGAAAAGGGGAAGGTTATGTAGGACAGGGGCTTGGAGCGGCAGATATTTTAACGGTTCTTTACTTCTATGAAATGCGTTTCGATCCCCACCGTCTGGATTGGCCGGATCGGGATCGCTTTTTGCTCTCCACCGGACATTACTCCATTGTGCTGTTTGCCACTCTCACCGAACTGGGGGTATTTCCTCCGGAGGAGCTATCTTCTTACGGTGCCGACGGGAGCCGATTCGAAATGTCGGCGTGTGAAACTACCCCGGGGGTTGAAATAACCGGTGGTTCATTAGGACATGGGTTATCCCAGGCCGTGGGGATGGCCCTTGGCTCTCGCCTAAGTGGACGGAAATTTCGGGTTTTCAACTTTCTCTCAGACGGAGAACTGCAAGAAGGAGCTACCTGGGAAGCCGCCATGGCTGCAGCCCATTATAAATTGGATAATCTTATTGCCCTGGTGGATATCAACAACATGCAAGCCGATGGAAAGACCTCCGACGTTATGATGGTAGAACCTGTGGTAGACAAATGGAAAGCTTTTGGTTGGCATACCCAGAGTATAGATGGTAATTCCCTGGAGGAGTTACTGATCGCGTTTCAAACCGCCCGATCTATCCAGAATCAACCCAAAGTCATCCTCTGCTATACCTTAATGGGAAAGGGTGTTCCTCTCATCGAGCAGAAGCCCAAAGCCCATTTTATTCGGGTGGAACCCCATGAGTGGGATCTTGCCTTACGTCAACTGGAGGAATCTAAAGTATGA
- a CDS encoding archaemetzincin family Zn-dependent metalloprotease — protein MNFPSSEASAERKPDQVGLLPLGEISSELLTWLGTELEKRLYIQVEVLPASSLPESAYNPQRKQYYSSVILDKIRNLRPWDYDKVLIIVDVDLFVPALNFVFGEAESPGKMAIISLTRLRQEFYDLPGNEPLFRERALKEALHELGHTYGMRHSKNPDCVMYFSNGLADTDRKRADFSQCQDVLKGLEKIIRK, from the coding sequence ATGAATTTTCCGTCTTCTGAAGCCTCAGCAGAGAGAAAACCGGATCAAGTTGGCCTTCTCCCATTGGGAGAGATATCCTCCGAGCTTTTGACCTGGTTGGGAACCGAACTAGAGAAGCGGCTTTATATCCAGGTCGAGGTACTCCCGGCTTCCTCACTTCCGGAGTCTGCCTATAATCCCCAACGTAAACAATATTATTCATCGGTTATTCTCGATAAGATTCGAAATTTACGCCCCTGGGACTATGATAAAGTTCTTATCATCGTGGATGTAGATCTGTTTGTTCCTGCCCTTAACTTTGTTTTTGGGGAGGCGGAAAGTCCCGGTAAAATGGCTATCATTTCCCTAACCCGACTAAGGCAAGAATTTTACGACCTGCCCGGTAATGAGCCATTATTTCGGGAGCGAGCTTTAAAAGAAGCCCTTCACGAGCTGGGGCATACCTATGGGATGCGGCATTCCAAAAATCCAGATTGTGTCATGTACTTTTCTAATGGTCTGGCAGACACCGACAGAAAACGGGCCGACTTCTCTCAATGTCAGGATGTTTTAAAGGGGCTAGAAAAGATCATTCGCAAGTAA